The DNA region AAAACTTTTTTAGCAATAGTTATTGAGCCAATACTAGGTGTAGTTCCCCCTTCTAACATATTATCACAATATTCTATTCTATCCGCCCCTAATTCCTCCGCTATTTTCGCTTCTATAAAAGATCCAACTGCAGCTTCTAATATATATTCCACATTAACTCTCCCTTTCATTATCATAAACTTCTTTTTTATCTATATATATTTTATTTCTATTAATTGCAAACCTAATGTCTTCTTCCTCTACTATCTCTAATATTTTTAAGTTAATGTCTTCTTTTGTCTTTTTATATTCAACAAACTCCATCACATTTGTGTAGAAATATATAAAAATCTCTAAACTTTCTTTAGTAAATTCATCAAATGCAACAATAATTACATTCTTATTTACCCTAGAATCATTTTTTAGTAATTCCTCTATTCTATAAATTAATTTTCTAATTTTTTTACTTTCTGTCTCACAATCTAAATACAACCTAAAATATATTCTTCTTTCATCTCTTAGTGTCCAATTAGTTATATGAGAATTTGCGAGTTTTGCATTTGGAATAGTCACTAAAGCATCAGAAAATGTAGTAATTTTTGTACTTCTAAAAGTTATCTCCTTTATTATGCCTTCTACTTCTGGTGTTTGAACCCAGTCACCGATAGAAAAAGGCCTATCGATTAATATAACTACACCTCCAAATAAGTTGGAACATGTTTCTTGAGCTGCTAACGCAAAAACTACTCCAGAAACTCCAAGTCCTGTTATAAATCCTGAAAACCCAAATTCTCTTGCTATTATACTAATAGAAATAATTACTACTATAATTCTTATTATAATAGATACAAATGGAAAAACAATCTTATATACATTCTCAGCATATTTTCTTTTAACCCTATTATATAATAATGACTTTTTTGTAGTTACATTATAAGTAACCCAGGTGAAAAATATTACCCAAGCCACTTTAAATATCTTTCCATTTATTATAATAACTTCTCTATAGTATATCTTACTAGACAAATACATTAGTGCAAAATATACACCTAGCATATTAATTAGAAATGCTATAGGTTTCTCTAGTGCTTTAAACAACTTATCATCTACGGTATTCTCTGTTGATTTTATTATTTTATTACACCATTTAGATACATAAATTAAAAATATTTTTCTAAATATAAATGAAGCAACAAAAATAAGCAGTGATACAAATACTATTTCAAAGGGAGAACTTGAAACTATAGCTATTAATTTTTTAACTTCTTCCATACTTATCACCTGAATTTAGTATTTGTCTTTATATCAAATACTAGTCCTGAATTTTTATTATTGTTTTTTCTAATTTTAGTAGTAAAATGTACTTATATTTGTATTTTTTGGGGAGGTAAAATATATGTCTGTTAAACTATCTAGAGCTGAAGCTTGGGACTTATTACGTGAATACAATAAAAGTGAATCTCTGCTTAATCATGCCTTAACTGTTGAAGGAGTAATGAGATATTTCGCAAGACTGTTAAATCAAGAAGATATAGACAAGTGGGGAATTATCGGATTATTACATGATCTAGATTATGAGATGTATCCTGACGAACATTGTATAAAAGTTCAAGAAATATTAAGAGAACATGATATTGATGAAGAATATATTCATGCAATAGCAAGTCATGGTTATGGAATTTGTTGTGATATTGAACCAGTTCATTTAATGGAAAAGGTATTATATACTATAGATGAACTTACTGGACTAATTACTGCAGCTGCAATAATGCGTCCTTCCAAAAGTGTTTTGGATTTAGAACTAAAATCTGTGAAGAAAAAATATAAATCTAAAGGTTTTGCTGCTGGAGTTGATAGAACTATTATTGAAAATGGTGCTAAAATGTTAGGTATGGACTTAGATTACATAATTGAACACACTATTCTCGCTATGAGAGAAATAGCTGACAGTATTGGATTAGGCGGAATTGAAGATATTTAAAGGAAAACAGTCAATATTTTGATATTGACTGTTTTCTTTTTATCTTATATATACTAATTGTTTAGAAAGAACAAAAAAAAGACCTAGATAATCTAGATCTTTCTTGGTGGCTCGAGCAGGAATCGAACCAGCGACACGAGGATTTTCAG from Clostridium sp. 'White wine YQ' includes:
- a CDS encoding HDIG domain-containing metalloprotein — translated: MSVKLSRAEAWDLLREYNKSESLLNHALTVEGVMRYFARLLNQEDIDKWGIIGLLHDLDYEMYPDEHCIKVQEILREHDIDEEYIHAIASHGYGICCDIEPVHLMEKVLYTIDELTGLITAAAIMRPSKSVLDLELKSVKKKYKSKGFAAGVDRTIIENGAKMLGMDLDYIIEHTILAMREIADSIGLGGIEDI
- a CDS encoding mechanosensitive ion channel family protein, whose protein sequence is MEEVKKLIAIVSSSPFEIVFVSLLIFVASFIFRKIFLIYVSKWCNKIIKSTENTVDDKLFKALEKPIAFLINMLGVYFALMYLSSKIYYREVIIINGKIFKVAWVIFFTWVTYNVTTKKSLLYNRVKRKYAENVYKIVFPFVSIIIRIIVVIISISIIAREFGFSGFITGLGVSGVVFALAAQETCSNLFGGVVILIDRPFSIGDWVQTPEVEGIIKEITFRSTKITTFSDALVTIPNAKLANSHITNWTLRDERRIYFRLYLDCETESKKIRKLIYRIEELLKNDSRVNKNVIIVAFDEFTKESLEIFIYFYTNVMEFVEYKKTKEDINLKILEIVEEEDIRFAINRNKIYIDKKEVYDNERES